GTTTAGTTTGAGTGTACATAAGTTCTGCAGATTGTTAAAATGTCGTACTATTTTTTTAGGAAAATGTGGACTGCGGTACGGAAGAAGAGACCCATGAGGTGAGTAGTGACTGTGAGCAGCAGAAGAAAGAGGTGGCGGACATGAAGAGAATGGTTGATGAGCTTAAACAAGAGAATCAACGAAAGAGTAGAGAATGTGAAGAAGCATTGAATTCTCTCCGTGAGCTTCAAAACGAGCTAATGCGCAAGTCGATGCATGTTGGTTCTCTGGGTATGTACACCCTTCTCCTCTTTCTTACATCTTTCATTGCAACCCTGAAAGCTGACATTTcagtactttttttttatatctagcATTTGCTGTGGAGGGACAAGTTAAAGAAAAGAGCAGATGGTTCTCTTCATTAAGAGATTTGACAAGAAAATTGAAGGTACACGAAGCAAACTTTAAGATACTATCAGCAATTGCAAAAATATTATGCCTCATTTTAACGATTCTGGGTCCATAGATTATGAAAATGGAGCAAATTAAGCTGTTGGAGGAGGCATCTACATACAAATCGCTAGTCCAAGATATCAACGTGTTCAGTTCTCACATCCACTCCAGAGGTGAGTCTTGATCTTTCTGTCATTTGGACACATCACAAGCACTATAaagaatttataaatttgtgCGTATGCAAATCTGTTTCGTTGACATTTGTTTTCGACAGTAAAGCATGACGCAGAATTGCATGAAAATCTCAAAGCTAAATTTGTAGAGGGAGAAAAAGAGAGGAAAGAACTATACAACAAGATACTAGAGCTAAAAGGTTTGTGTTTATATCCAATAGTAACTTTTAGAGGGACCTCTTACAATGGCAACCTAACAACACAATGATCATTCTTTCCATCAGGAAACATCAGAGTCTTTTGCAGGTGTCGCCCCCTAAACTTTGAAGAAATTGAAGCAGGAGTGTCAATGGGAATCGATGTTGAGTCAACCAAAAATGGGGAGGTCATAGTCATGTCAAATGGGTTTCCCAAGAAAAGCTTCAAGTTCGATTCTGTCTTTGGTCCTAACGCTTCCCAAGGTGATTTTTGGCATCCAATATCACCCTTTGCTACTTTCCTTGCAGGAAACATCATCTCATAACATGTTGTTTCTTGTTCTTTTTATAGCTGATGTTTTTGAGGATACTGCTCCTTTTGCTACGTCGGTCATTGATGGATACAACGTTTGTATCTTTGCCTATGGCCAGACTGGTACTGGGAAAACCTTTACCATGGAGGGAACTCCAGATAACCGTGGTGTAAATTATAGAACACTGAAAAATCTGTTCGAAATAATGAAAGAGCGAGAAAACCGCTACAGTTATGAGATCTCGGTCAGTGTCTTGGAAGTTTACAACGAACAAATAAGAGATTTGTTGGTCCCTGCTTCACAAAATGCATCTGCAGCGAAAAGGTACATAAGATTTCTAGATAGTTACGCACGCAAGCTCCCTGGTTTTGTAGACTCGTTGATTATAACTTGGTGTTTCAGTGAGGATTATAAGTAACTTTTTGCTGTTTTTTCAAACTGGAATTTGGCTAAATGGTTTCTTCTTAGTTCGACATCCCTTAACTAAAATTCATATCATGGTTCTTTGCAGATTTGAGATAAGGCAAGTGAGTGAAGGAAATCACCACGTACCAGGATTGGTTGAAGCACGCGTGTCAACCATGGAGGAGGTTTGGGATGTGCTGAAAACAGGAAGTAATGCAAGAGCTGTTGGGAAAACGACGGCCAATGAGCACAGCAGCCGATCTCACTGGTATGCACACCTGTTTTGTAGTTCAATTTTTCTCTTCCTTTTCTGGTGATCAGCTATCTAAATGTAGCTTTTCTTCTTTGCACAGCATTCACTGCGTGATGGTAAAAGGGGAGAATCTGTTGAATGGAGAATGCACAAAGAGCAAACTGTGGTTAGTTGATTTAGCAGGAAGCGAACGGGTTGCAAAGACAGAAGTGCAAGGAGAACGGCTCAAGGAGACCCAAAACATCAACAAATCTTTATCTGCTCTTGGTGACGTTATATATGCTCTTGCCAATAAAAGCTCCCACATTCCTTTCAGGTCAATATGATACATTTATTTTCTACTACAATCACCATTTTTCATCCAACTTGACACTTGGTTTGCATTATTTTTGCAGAAATTCAAAGCTCACCCACTTACTTCAGGATTCTCTAGGTACTCAACTTTGTTCTTTGCTTCACCTATGTTACACTTGACTTTTCTGTTATGGAGCTTATGATGAACATTGACTGGTATTTGACAGGAGGAGATTCGAAGACCCTCATGTTTGTACAGATCAGTCCTAACGAGAAGGACAACAGTGAAACGCTATGCTCATTGAATTTTGCTAGCAGAGTTAGAGGGATAGAGTTGGGACCTGCAAAGAAACAGCTAGACAATACTGAACTCCTGAAATACAAGCAAATGGTAAGCTTGACATCTCCATATATGTGTGATCGAATCATTCAAGTGTGGATCTGCGTTGTGataattctttttattaggttgaAAAATGGAAACAAGATATGAAAGGAAAAGACGAACAGATGAGGAAAATGGAGGAAACAATGCTCGGTTTAGAAGCAAAAGTCAAGGAGCGAGACACTAAGAACAAAACCCTTCAAGAAAAGGTAAACAATAACTCACCATAACCACAAGAAGAACATTTTCATATTTGCTGAAACCATCACATATCACTTCCTCTGCTAGGTAAAAGAACTTGAATCTCAGTTGCTGGTGGAGAGGAAGCTAGCTCGTCAACATGTAGACACCAAGATTGCTGAGCAGCATACAAAACAGCAGAGCGAAGATGAAAACAACACCTCAAAGAGGCCACCACTTGCAAACATGCTGTTGGGAAGCAACAAGACCTCAAATGAAACAGCATCTTCGAAAGAAACAGAGAGCACCTCCAGCTACGACCTACCTCCTTTACCTAACGGTGGCCTCAAGTGTAATGACCTCACTGAAAAGGAGAACAATCCAGACATGGCTGAGCGGTTGCCGATACCTAAGAGAACAGGAAGATTCTCCGTTGTTTCAAAACGTATTCTACCAGCTCCAGCTCCAAGGAGTACTCTTGCCCCAACGCCATACCTCCCAGTCACATCAACTTCGCCATTAAGGCCATCACGCCAAGCTATTATAACGAACTCGCCTGATGAAAAAAGCGGCACTAACCAAGTCCCCTGCATCAGCCCCAAGTTGCATAAAAGTAACGGGAAGACGCTGAGTAGCATACTGAGACGAAGCATGCAGAAGAGAATGCAAACAAAATCTACCCTGAGACAACAACAGCAACCGTTGAGAAGAGGTGGCATTAATGTCGGAATGGAGAAAGTTCGACTGTCTATAGGAAGCAGAGGGAAGTTAGC
This Brassica napus cultivar Da-Ae chromosome C6, Da-Ae, whole genome shotgun sequence DNA region includes the following protein-coding sequences:
- the LOC106376830 gene encoding kinesin-like protein KIN-14Q; this translates as MADLDSYCELSNDVVDMEQSSDPVALGFRLASPDLVSCSASPDIPRGSRYVDSPEIAKKLRFSTELSLENGIDGGRKTRSVKFSAINQTFEFELSPESSFELPSPPGNTTTPVMSINSGSTSEDVSVGDVTFLKDELFSGGGTVMTDDVVGNEEEALLYQTARVGDFAYTFKALDPGDYFIDLHFAEIEFTEGPAGVRVFDIFIQGAKVISGLDLFSQVGANTPFVMSDLRMLVGVEGELSIRLEGVTGAAILCGISVRKEATDTYGGDTGVLAVKGKTDTVLSLPPQENVDCGTEEETHEVSSDCEQQKKEVADMKRMVDELKQENQRKSRECEEALNSLRELQNELMRKSMHVGSLAFAVEGQVKEKSRWFSSLRDLTRKLKIMKMEQIKLLEEASTYKSLVQDINVFSSHIHSRVKHDAELHENLKAKFVEGEKERKELYNKILELKGNIRVFCRCRPLNFEEIEAGVSMGIDVESTKNGEVIVMSNGFPKKSFKFDSVFGPNASQADVFEDTAPFATSVIDGYNVCIFAYGQTGTGKTFTMEGTPDNRGVNYRTLKNLFEIMKERENRYSYEISVSVLEVYNEQIRDLLVPASQNASAAKRFEIRQVSEGNHHVPGLVEARVSTMEEVWDVLKTGSNARAVGKTTANEHSSRSHCIHCVMVKGENLLNGECTKSKLWLVDLAGSERVAKTEVQGERLKETQNINKSLSALGDVIYALANKSSHIPFRNSKLTHLLQDSLGGDSKTLMFVQISPNEKDNSETLCSLNFASRVRGIELGPAKKQLDNTELLKYKQMVEKWKQDMKGKDEQMRKMEETMLGLEAKVKERDTKNKTLQEKVKELESQLLVERKLARQHVDTKIAEQHTKQQSEDENNTSKRPPLANMLLGSNKTSNETASSKETESTSSYDLPPLPNGGLKCNDLTEKENNPDMAERLPIPKRTGRFSVVSKRILPAPAPRSTLAPTPYLPVTSTSPLRPSRQAIITNSPDEKSGTNQVPCISPKLHKSNGKTLSSILRRSMQKRMQTKSTLRQQQQPLRRGGINVGMEKVRLSIGSRGKLAHRVQLTNARKAGLKETPLKQTQKEKERWI